Proteins co-encoded in one Bombus pyrosoma isolate SC7728 linkage group LG4, ASM1482585v1, whole genome shotgun sequence genomic window:
- the LOC122567168 gene encoding UDP-glycosyltransferase UGT5-like, producing the protein MNFQFLLSVISCVIFSVNGARILVLFPHQAKSHYIVFEPLLKKLAENGHQVVSVNFFPQKTSLPNFTDIDISSSLPSLVGTKTVPSSFKAFKWEVLRGVLNRGVPSCDPVLNHPALKKLLRSKEKFDICIIELFATDCFLGIVHTLNIPIAVGATSSVILPWTNEIMRNPEIPSYIPYWMNGLTDQMNFFERSINFVDFLVTKFAYRYLSDKPGYEIAKRHFGDDLPHFDTLRSRISLVLTNGHAAVSTPRALAPGFKELGGMHILSSSPPSLPEDLQNFLDSHSKNGVIYFSLGSQIDSSTMPEQALAAFYRAFEQVPQQILWKCTGGKMPTLPKNVKCIEWAPQLSILCHPNVRLFITHGGLLGTQEAVYCGVPILGIPLFGDQHLNMAYFVKKGLALKLDYRQLSYAPVSNALSELLVNKSYTDMARKASSQFKDRPIPPLDEGVYWIEYLLRHGPNSLKITAAELTWYQYLLLDVISMMIISIIFTIWIVYKLFKLLFCRRKIVSVDINKKRS; encoded by the exons atgaatttccaatttctgcTATCAGTGATTAGTTGTGTAATATTCAGTGTTAATGGTGCAAGAATCTTGGTGTTATTTCCGCATCAAGCAAAAAGTCACTACATCGTGTTCGAGCCATTGTTGAAGAAACTTGCAGAAAATGGTCATCAGGTGGTGTCAGTGAACTTTTTCCCTCAGAAAACGTCTTTGCCTAATTTTACAGATATTGATATAAGTTCGAGTCTACCAAGTTTGGTTGGCACCAAGACAGTGCCAAGCTCTTTTAAAGCATTTAAATGGGAAGTACTTAGGGGAGTGCTTAATCGTGGTGTACCATCATGCGATCCTGTGCTGAATCATCCGGCGTTGAAGAAGCTTCTGCGATCGAAGGAAAAGTTCGACATTTGCATCATCGAGCTCTTTGCCACTGATTGTTTTCTTGGTATCGTTCATACTTTGAACATACCGATTGCAGTTGGAGCTACCAGCAGCGTTATTCTACCATGGACGAACGAGATTATGAGGAATCCTGAAATCCCTAGCTATATCCCGTACTGGATGAACGGTTTAACGGATCAGATGAATTTCTTTGAGAGATCTATTAACTTTGTGGATTTTCTAGTCACCAAATTTGCATACAG ATACTTATCAGATAAGCCAGGTTACGAAATTGCCAAAAGACATTTCGGTGACGATCTGCCCCACTTCGACACTCTAAGATCGAGAATATCATTGGTATTAACAAACGGACATGCAGCAGTTAGCACTCCGCGAGCCTTGGCGCCAGGATTCAAGGAACTGGGTGGTATGCACATACTGTCATCAAGTCCACCATCGTTGCCGGAAGATCTTCAGAATTTTCTTGACTCGCACAGCAAAAACGGTGTTATTTACTTTAGTCTAGGATCGCAAATAGACTCGTCCACCATGCCGGAGCAGGCGTTAGCAGCTTTTTACAGAGCATTCGAGCAAGTACCGCAGCAAATACTATGGAAGTGCACCGGAGGGAAAATGCCCACGCTGCCCAAGAACGTTAAGTGCATCGAATGGGCGCCCCAGCTCTCCATATtgt GTCACCCGAATGTGCGGCTATTTATTACACATGGCGGATTGCTAGGGACTCAAGAGGCAGTTTATTGCGGGGTACCGATTCTCGGTATACCCCTGTTTGGAGATCAGCACTTGAACATGGCCTACTTCGTGAAAAAGGGGTTGGCTCTGAAGCTGGATTACCGTCAACTTTCATACGCGCCAGTATCGAACGCTTTGAGCGAACTGCTCGTGAACAAGAG CTACACGGATATGGCACGAAAAGCTTCTTCGCAGTTCAAAGATCGGCCAATACCGCCTTTGGATGAAGGAGTTTATTGGATAGAATATCTACTTCGTCATGGAccaaattctttaaaaataacagCTGCAGAGTTAACATGGTATCAATATCTATTGTTGGATGTTATATCTATGATGATAATctcaattatatttacaatttggatcgtttataaattatttaaattattattttgtcgaagaAAAATAGTGTCAGTAGACATTAATAAGAAACGATCATAA